The genomic stretch ACACTGATCGAAGATAGATCATCTTCTAAACCACAATCTGTAAAGTGCAACTCTAACAAAGAAGGAAGTTTGAATGCTACCTGTACCCAATCATTTGCTTCGTAAAGATCCGCAGAACTCAAATCAAGGTAATGCAAGGAAGAAAGTGCAGAAACCCATTGAGGACTTTCTGATTTGAGATCATTATATCCAAGATCAAGATACTGCAACTTTGAAAGATTCCCCAGGTTATGAGGAATTGTTCCCTGGAATCGTGCTAGAGAGAGGTTAAGATATGTTAAACTCTCCAGCAAACCGAAAAATTTCGGGATCTGTATGCTGCTAAAATTGTTATTGCTCAAGTCCAGGGAACTGAGATGCTTTAACTCCAGCAGTGAAGGATTTATTTTGCCTCGTAGTTTTGACCGCCTGTAAGGTTCCCATTCAGCTGGTGGTGCGTAAATATCTGGGGCTGAAAGAGGAGGAGCAGCCAAGTGCAGTTGGTGGACGTGGCCTGTTGAGTTTTGGCAGAAGACACCAATCCATTCACAGCAATCCCCACCTTCAACCCATGAAGATAGCCTGTCTGAAGGATCAATAAGATCATTCTTGAATTTCAAAAGGGCTTTTCTCTCACTTTGAATGCAAAGTTGGTTGGAATTGGCATCACAAATGGTAAAACAGATAGCGGGAATGAGAAGAAGGAAAGGGAAAAAGGAAATAAGAAGAGGAGTAGTCATGGCTGCAATTGCCATTGCTCACAACTCCATATATATACAGTAAGCTTAgctaaaacacaaaaatacatgAAGTGCAAGGAAGTTTCTTCAAACAAAATGCATTGAATTGATAATAGGCCGTTGGAAATTCCAAAACCCCAAATTTCCACAAAATTTGGTATGAAGGGAAATTTCTAATTAATTGCATTTAATTTTCCACAAAATATAATATGAATTTCGATTACTAAATTAAAGAAATGTTATAAAACCCAGTCAAACAAA from Gossypium arboreum isolate Shixiya-1 unplaced genomic scaffold, ASM2569848v2 Contig00834, whole genome shotgun sequence encodes the following:
- the LOC108471873 gene encoding receptor-like protein EIX1 yields the protein MAIAAMTTPLLISFFPFLLLIPAICFTICDANSNQLCIQSERKALLKFKNDLIDPSDRLSSWVEGGDCCEWIGVFCQNSTGHVHQLHLAAPPLSAPDIYAPPAEWEPYRRSKLRGKINPSLLELKHLSSLDLSNNNFSSIQIPKFFGLLESLTYLNLSLARFQGTIPHNLGNLSKLQYLDLGYNDLKSESPQWVSALSSLHYLDLSSADLYEANDWVQVAFKLPSLLELHFTDC